The genomic segment TTGTTGCTGTGCTTTAGGTggtagttttttttgttttgtttttgagtAGGCATATCTTGGAAGTACAAGTTTACTTTATGTGGTAGTTGAGATGTGTACATGCTGCAATTAGGAATTGAGGGTTTGGATTGTCAAGTTTGGTTGCTCTGTTTTGGCTTGTTTAAATTTGTTGCATAGTCATCGTACTGTCTAGAATCTCTTGCTTTGTTTGGCAAATTATTTTTGTAAGTCCAGGTTTCTTGTTTTGTGATGTTGTTTATTGATTATGTGTGAAATCCATGATTTGCAAACAAAAAAAGTTTGAAAGATAGCATATGCAGGGGCAACAACAAGATTACAAGCAGAAATCTAGTCTGAATGCTTGTGGAGTGGGTGGGTAAGTGAAGTAAATTTAgtagagttatatttattgaaaagaagtGTATTGGTTCTATTTGGATAGATTTATTTGTTTAGTTGAATGAATTTGAGACGATAGATTGAGttgagtttttgtttggttcGTTGAATCCGATGATATATAAGCAAATTTAATAGTTAAAGATTGTGATCCGTTACCTATATTAATGGGGGTAGAGTCGGTTTCTGTTGGGCTGTTGGCGAGACTGGCTAAGATGAGATTGAGTATTTGTACATGTTGGGCtatgttgtaataatgaataCATGTAACATAATAgacttttttttagaaatctATTTGCTAAATCAGGATGTGAGAGCCAAACACACACACCCTAGATGAGCTAGACAAGATTCAAAGGGCTCATGCAACACAACCACCTGAACAATTGAATCGTTTGTTGGTCACATTTCCATTGATCCTTACACGCATCTAACTTGAACAAAATATGAGGTGTACATACACAGCTGCAACGCTCAAGCTCAACAAATTGCCCAATCTAGTAATGGGGGgatcaccaaaaaaaaagagtaatggGGGAATCAGCAATTGACAGCCACATGGATGATGAAACCGAGTTCATCATGCATGTGGCGATCCAAAATCCAGTTGCTACGTTACATCTCGAAGGAGATGGTGCTGTTGGGCGGGTTGTAGAACTGGACGGTCCTGCCGTTGAGCGGCTGCGTGGGCCTGGCCCGGCCGGCGTCCTTGCCGGCCGCCAGCAGCGACGTGAGGAGGTCCACCTGCTCCTTGCTGATCTGCCGCACCTTGCCGAGGATGTTCCAGGCCACGTTCTCCGTGCACGGCGGCGTGGTCAGGGACCCCGTGTACCGGAAGTAGCTGCCCGTCCGCTTCTGCAGCGACCGCATGTGCACCAGCCCCGCCGCGACGTGCGAGTCCTCCTCCGCGAAGTTGCACTTGTCCTTGCTCATCTCCGTCAGCTTGTTCTTCAGCTGCGTGCAGTGCATGCGCATCGATGTGCAAGAATTGCAGGAGGGCAAGAGATGGAAACATCAAACTGACACGGTTGTGTCAATCGGTATGTACCTGGTAGTAGAAAGAATCAGGGGCGCCGTACTGGTAGAGGATCCCAATGACGGCGAGATCGCCATTGTCGCTCTTGTGAACCAAGTGCAGCTCCAACGGGAACCTGAGTTTTTCTTCTCAGTTTTTTTGCAtcaacaagaacaaagaagcATCTTCTTTCTTGTTACACGTCGAAGGAGTGTTAGCTACCTCTGGCCGTTGATGGTGTGCTCGGAGGGCATGTGCCAGTGCAGCTTCACGAAGCTGTAGACCTTGCCGTTCACTGTGATCGTCCCAACCTTGCCCTCGAACTCCATCTGCATGCGTGCGTGCAAGGATCAAGTTACATCTCTCGGAAACGCCACCGGGTCGAGATAAAATCAACAGGAGAACGcagcatccatccatccatccatgcatgcatgcttataTGTGTACAGAGAAAGACAGGAGGACATGCCAAGATGTCGTGGCCGTTGTTGACGAACGTGGCGTTGATGGCGCTGTAGGTGCGGGTGAGGGAGTCGAGGTTGGGGCTGGAGACGGCCTGCTTGGTGACGATGTCGATGGGGGACTGCTTCTTCCCCTCGCCGCACAGCTTGTACTCCGGGCTCAGCTTCCCCCAGTTCTCCGGCCCGTTGCTGCTCCCCGTCACGTACCCGTATTTGGGCCCCGCCTCATCCCCATCTGTACAtagcaaaaatatatgtatcttaaaaaatagtatatatatatatatctcaaaaatacatatttcacttataaagaagtatatatATCTTAGAAAACAATATATCTCTCACAAAAGTAGTATGTATTTCAGTTATAATGAAATCAACTATGGATGTAACTGGGAGTATGTATTTTTAGAGTATAAACTAGTTTTCCTATttcacatatatatacgtatatatatatacatatatatatatatatatatatatatgagttgacCATGCATTCTTCTCCACATTGGTAGTCGGTCATTCCCTTACCATTACCTCAAATATACGTTTCCAGCCACAACCCCATGCTAAGAGGAATGATCTATATCAATATACGTTTCTCGGTAACTTTTACATATcagaaaatatatgtatatgaagtCTTTTTATGTACTCACGATAGTACAGCTTCTTGATGTAGGAAAACTAGTCATAACTGAATATTTTCTGATATGTAATATCGACTAGTTTTCctactatatatacatatactggTTAGATTGCATCACGTACGGGAGAGAGCGACGGCGAGAGAGGCGGCGGtgacgaggaggacgacggcCGCGCGGGAAGACGCCATTGCCGGCGGCACAGCTGATGCGTGCGCGCgtcttgtttttcttctctccTGTTTCAGTTCGAACCTTTTGGAGCGAGAGGGGGAGGCCGGGCTCACTTTTCGTCGTGCATATATGTACGGTGAGACGGATGAGTTTGCAGCGAGGATTCAGCAAGTTCGAGTGGACAGGAGCAGCTATCATTCATATTAGCCAGAGAGGGTAAAATTTGCGGTCGGAATCAGCTTGAAGAATTTAGTCATGCCAAAATTGGCATTCTCCGGTTCCATTTTTATTGGGAACGGGAAAGAATTCCACATGAAGGGCAGGAACTCAGGCTCTGGCCCAGTAATTTGTTGGTCGACGACTTGTGGACGTGCCAGGCCGAAAGACTACCATCTCCTACTCAACAGCGCAGTTCTGCACGGCCAGGTGAAAGGCTGGATGTGCTAGGCAGGCCGAGAGGTCCGtcacagtttttttttcttctaaattaTGCTGctaccctttttttttcttttttctttttcgatgAAAGATGAGATTTCATTAATCAGAATTCAGAACGGGTTACATAAAAAAATCCTGTTCCAAGCACGCTCGTGAGACTTATCCACCAAACACTCGTTGACTTTTTCTCAAAGCTTTTGAGCCAAACTTTTTCTTGgtaaattttttcaaattttctgagctaacTTTTTCTAGCTGATTTTTacctaaatttttttgttgattcttAGGGGtagtttttttctcaaaagttttgagctaaacttTTTCTCAgtaatttttctcaaaattttgaagttaAAATTTTTCTcgttaatttttttctcaaaacattTGAGCTAAACTTTTTCTTGGTAAATTTTGAGCAAcgcttaaaaaaaaaagggaagaccCACGCTGTCGAAAAGATGCGTTAGCAAGCTTTCTCGCGTGCGCGCGAATTAGCACAGTCCGGTTGCATCAGCTTGCGCTATGTGTTCAACAAAACTCGAAGCACGTCTAAGCTAAATAGTGTCCGACGTCTCCGCATAATCACTACAAACTAAAATATGTGCAACCTATTTCGATCTATGTAACAATCTCAACCTCTCGAATACGAGGTTGTAtgaattttctatgattttaCAAAGATAAGCTGCACATAGGAAGAAGTCAAGAGAATTTGAAGGAGTGTGGTGACCGTACCACCCCATGTAATTGATTGTACCACCCTAGGGAGGAGCTCGAGAGGCTATGTAAAAGCACTAACTTTTAGTTTCTTCACCAAATCGATCGGGACTTGTTTTTAAGGGTTTCCTTATAATTAAAGAACATATATAGAAGGTATTTGGAAGGAGGAAACCATCAATCAACTTTTGGACCAACCGGCATCAAATTGGAAAGTGGGAGGTTGTCATCACGTCTATATAATGCCTCCAAGGGCCACAACCGACCCCAGCTCGTGCCACATAGGGGGAGGACGCCCCAAGGTCCTCCCCTATCTATATCTACGCTGCCGCCACTGCTCCACGCCATCTTCATGCCCTAGGGCTTTGCCCTAGGCGCCCGCCGCCACCTTCGATCATCGTCTCCACCTTGGTGTTGATCTCTATTAGGGCGGTCAGGTGCCTAACTATGATTGGATGCCTGTGGAGGACGATTAGTACACCAATCAAATGGAAAACTAAGTTTTGTAAAAGGAACCTAACATCATGGTTGCGATTACCCGAGAAGTTTGGATCTGCTTTGAAAGTACATCTATGTTCGGACAATAGAAGAACCTCCTCTCGGAAGTATCCAACTTAAAGGAACTGTTGACCATGCATTCTTCTCCACATTGGTACTCGGTCATCCCCTTACCAAAACCTCGAATATACGTTTCCAACCACAACCCGACGCTAAGAGGAATGATCTATATCAATAACTATTAAATAACCCTTATTCACATCGTGATTGCCTTGGCCAAAGAACGATCAACTACTCATGCAACATCCAGACAACCATGGAAAGATAAGTAAAGATGCATCACATTGACGATGACCAATGGGTAACTACCATATCCGGACACCCTAGAGTTTCTCATAATTCTCAGAGTATATCTCTATCTATGAGAAATAGATccttaaatgaaaaaaaactaCCCATAAGTACCAAAGGTATCCCATAAACAGAAAAATTTATCTCTCAGAATAGTAAAGAAGACTCCAAAGGATGTACACTCCCCTATATATATAGATCATGGGACCCTGTGGAGGACATGAGCCAACAAGTGACAGAAGACTACAAGTCATCAAGAGTCGCTcgactaggttagatctatctaggctagtcacgtacccccttgtaacagtcCTTGAGATCTATACAAGATAAATAAGGCGTAGGGTTATTACCCTAAGGCCAGCCCCAACGGATTCCCTTCGGGGAccaaaatcccgtcgtgaagggattttcgttcccttcagcgctccaacggtttcccttcacggttcccttcacgacgggattcccagggtcattccctccaggacgggattctctctccttttccttcgcgattccccttgaagggaagctgttggagatgagagaaaataaaggaaatggaaacggggaagggaacgaaatgaagggaatatggttggggatggTCTAAGGGAGgaccgaacctgtctaaaagcCTATCTATGTGTTTtattgattcatctactcaaggCATCCCCCATCCtttctacaagtttgtaagattggtggttcaccaatcatcaacAGCTgacgccgtccgtggggatcatgataATAGGCATTGAAGATTCTACACACAACATGCCATTGATCGCCCAAGCCTGCATCGAGGACCGATTTTTCGGACGAgtggttctatgacaacttcacCCCTCTCATCGACGAACCAGCGATCGACCGGATAAACTTCGACGAAGAACTTTCCAGCGATGATTCTAGCGATGATGTAAGTccctttatggatcaatgcgccaaGGACTACGACATCGAGTTTGAATCACTCGGTTGCCAAGACATCTGTGAATGCCCTATTCATCACAAGTCGGGATCTTCCCCTGCAACTTccaacaacatggattgtcgagaTACCTATCTGGACCAATCCGATGAAAAAttcatgatggatctggacacctcctctagtgGAGGTTACCCTCGAGAATTCTTCACCATCGGAGACAGGGGTGATGGTCTAGATAATTGTGGTAACAATTCTACAAACTCAAAGCTCCCTCCTGCTCTAGGTCCGGGTGATAGCCAACTTCCGTTGGCCACACCTCCTCAGGACCAAAACCTTAATAGAATGCAGGGTCTACTGTCTCCTGGCCATCAGCAGGGGGCTTGATGTTATAGAtgttggatggttggtttttggtagtcgggtggtggtgaTTCGATGAGTTTGTAGCTAGagatggaatatctggtgagtttggtagtcggatggaatctgatgagctgTATCTTGTGAAGTCTTGgtgtcacacatagtaaataggactgCTGTGTTTTTTTAGTCTTGGGTTAGGATGGTTTAGTTGTAGTAAACCTAAGTCAAGTCTTTCTTGTCTTAAGCCCTCATGAGTACGACATGTACTTACATTTGTTATTTCTAATAATAAATgatgctcagttggagaagactaaatgaagatcaaggaagctgaagactatAATGAAGACGAAGCGTTCTAGGTCGCGTTGCCctcagtcgattgcctgtggtgcaTCCTGAAGTTTTCGTTGgagtttcctcttgttctttCGCTACTGTTtaaaactctggtatttatttcaataaaattattttttatacgaTATAGTATtatttatcactaatgatgtcatTACATATATGATAAAACTCATACTAATATACACGTGAAATATatctaatttgtttttttaaaccgGATGTAACAAATCATGGTTCCTATTGCTGCTGCTATAACGTTTCCATGGCCATGCCTGCCCGGCAGCCGGTCCTTCACCTCTCCACCTGCGGCTGCACGACCAAACTAAGAGGGTGCTGCAGCGAGGGATCCAGTAGGAAGCAGGGGAGGGAAGCATGGGACGGCCGGAGTGCGGCGGTTCTCCGGCCACGGGGATACCGACCATTCCACTGACCTTTGGATCGTGACTGGGCTCTGAACGGGCTGCGCTCGTGCCGCATATGGGCCGGACCTACGGTCGTCGTCGTGGCTCCAAACGCGATCGCCGACGGAGCAGCCGGCACCTGGCAGGCTTAAACCCTACGAGGCCCGTCCGGACCCACACGGCAGTCCACCTCCGCGTCTCGTGTCCCCGGCGACGATGACGAATAATGCTCCGAAGAGGAAGCGTCGTCGGTCGAGGGTCCGCTCCAACCCCGAGGCCGAgtcctcctccgccaccgcaTAGCAGCCGATAACTAAGCAATCACcctttcccctctctcccttccctccAATCTCTAACGGCGTATTCATGGCGGACTGGGTTGCTCGGGAAATGGTGGGGTTTTGCTTTCCTTCCGGACGGGGGGCTGGGTTGCTCCTGGTCCTGTGGATGATCAGGGCGGCGTTAAGAGAAGCGAGGAGCATATCCGCCATGCCACGCACCCGCAGCTCGTTCCGTTCAGCCAGTGGAATGATCTggtcaggtcaggtcaggtcaTGCCATGGGTGGGTACCATGATTGGTTTGGTTGGTCGGGGACTAAGAGACAGCGTTGGGGCAAATCAAGTCATGGGTGATGAGGACGTGCACTAAAAGCGATGTTTTTTTTATCCCTTGGGCGACGACATCGGCGTACATTGCTACATATTTCCTTCCAATTTTGTATGCTTGATGCCTGATCCCTACTCTGGGCAATTATATCGGTCGGTGCACATGCTATGGAATcgtttccatttttttttcctggtgCTTGTTCAGACTGTTGCTGCCATGTTCCATCACCAGTGGCTCAATCCATTTTGCAATGTTGGTCGACAAACTAGAATTCCATTCAGCTGCAGCTAGAATTTCATAAGTAGTAATTTTGTAACTGCAGCTGCTTTGCATGCCCCTCCCAAGCAAAACTTCTAAAACAGTAGTGCCTCCTGTAGCAGCGCCGCaatgcaaatattcaaatgaacTATAACTCCTCTCTCCTGGTAGCACCTTAGCTTATTAGAAGTCTTATTTAATTGCATCAGTAGCTTCCACCTTTCGCAAAATAGAGAATGCTGATGGCAGCCCGATGGCGCGTGCTTGTTGATAGCATAGTTTGGCTAGTTCGAGTGCCTTGATAATAATACAATATGCTGTTGTACAATCCTGTCAAACAAACATGGAAAAAAGACAATATAAATGTTAAAAGCAAGGGTAGTCTTGACTTTTTGTAAATATCCCTCATGCATCAAAGTACATGAGTAGAGCAAACTGTTGAAATAGAAGCAAGTCAATCTGGCCATATCAAGTCAACaagtaattaaataaattgttcGCAAATCGAGTGTGCAGTGTTTAATATACCAAATGCACTATGACCCCACTGCCCATATCACTTTTACTAGCATATCTGAATGTACTTTTAATCATTACTTCTGCTTTTGTTGCAGTTGTTACCTCACGGCAATGGGCATGCAGAAAGAACCGCGTGGCTGCCTGCTTGGTGTTACCATCCTTTGAGTGATGAGGTAAGTAGCTGTCATCCTTTATTTTTGGGTTCTTCTTTTTACATATTTGCTACCCCAAAGATTGGCAATTCATGTTTTGTCACTTGAAAATATACGCTATGTAATGGTACTCTAAAGATGGAGATTGTTGTGATTTGCCATAATTACCCATATTTCCATTTGTAGGCATTTATTTACCCACTAAAATTACAACTGCAGATCTCCTTAACCACTACACAAGAAAATTGCCCAATGACATATAAAAACCAACGTCTTCTGTAATTTCAATCTCATTACACAATGTACACTTCTCACTTCATGGCCAATTTCTCCTTTTTAACTGCCCACCCGACTGAATCTT from the Phragmites australis chromosome 19, lpPhrAust1.1, whole genome shotgun sequence genome contains:
- the LOC133900847 gene encoding alpha carbonic anhydrase 7-like yields the protein MASSRAAVVLLVTAASLAVALSHGDEAGPKYGYVTGSSNGPENWGKLSPEYKLCGEGKKQSPIDIVTKQAVSSPNLDSLTRTYSAINATFVNNGHDILMEFEGKVGTITVNGKVYSFVKLHWHMPSEHTINGQRFPLELHLVHKSDNGDLAVIGILYQYGAPDSFYYQLKNKLTEMSKDKCNFAEEDSHVAAGLVHMRSLQKRTGSYFRYTGSLTTPPCTENVAWNILGKVRQISKEQVDLLTSLLAAGKDAGRARPTQPLNGRTVQFYNPPNSTISFEM